In the Haloferula helveola genome, one interval contains:
- a CDS encoding sialate O-acetylesterase, translated as MRKPHTNRLVATAALGSMLFLAAQARTWTSADGGRTFEGELESYDESTGMVEVKSKGKTMKFNQEVLSEDDIAWLKENGKPAAASGGSGGPEVGELPDVLPDPDGKEADMSKPVQVFIMMGQSNMLGFGNAGQLKGIAAEKYPYVVDDEGNWNVRKDVRNVFFCMAKLKHNDWLTAENGNGSGKFGPEIGIGNYLGEAIDAPVMILKSCVGNRALGWDLLPPSADGTGSKGQSYQGDSESSNRKVSEEVKAKNGWYAGLQYDQDVGAAQEALKNLSTYYPGATEYEVAGFFWWQGNAEKGKGNVETYDKNLAYLFNDLRKDFNAPNAKFVCATLGEHDKTATLSQKMFDFAALPEFEDQAAVFYSKPVAKGGSGGHYGGDADTYMGVGEGMGKLMVELLAK; from the coding sequence ATGAGAAAACCCCACACGAACCGCCTTGTCGCCACCGCCGCCCTCGGCTCCATGCTTTTCCTCGCCGCGCAAGCGCGCACCTGGACCAGTGCCGACGGCGGCCGAACTTTCGAGGGAGAACTCGAGTCCTACGACGAATCCACCGGCATGGTGGAGGTGAAGTCGAAGGGCAAGACGATGAAGTTCAATCAGGAGGTCCTTTCCGAGGATGACATCGCGTGGCTCAAGGAGAACGGCAAACCGGCCGCCGCCAGCGGCGGAAGCGGAGGTCCGGAAGTCGGGGAGCTTCCCGACGTCCTCCCGGATCCGGACGGCAAGGAAGCCGACATGAGCAAGCCGGTCCAGGTCTTCATCATGATGGGCCAGTCGAACATGCTGGGCTTCGGGAATGCAGGCCAACTCAAGGGGATCGCCGCCGAAAAATATCCCTACGTTGTCGACGATGAAGGCAACTGGAACGTCCGGAAGGATGTCCGCAACGTGTTCTTCTGCATGGCGAAGCTGAAACACAACGACTGGCTGACTGCTGAAAACGGGAACGGCAGCGGGAAATTCGGCCCGGAAATCGGCATCGGGAATTATCTGGGCGAAGCGATCGATGCTCCGGTGATGATCCTGAAGTCATGTGTCGGCAACCGTGCCCTGGGCTGGGACCTGCTGCCACCGAGCGCGGATGGCACGGGATCCAAAGGACAATCGTATCAAGGCGACTCGGAGAGCTCGAATCGGAAAGTCAGTGAAGAAGTCAAAGCGAAGAACGGGTGGTACGCAGGCCTGCAGTATGACCAAGACGTGGGCGCCGCCCAGGAGGCTCTGAAAAACCTCTCTACCTACTATCCAGGCGCCACCGAATACGAAGTCGCCGGATTCTTCTGGTGGCAGGGAAATGCCGAGAAAGGCAAAGGGAACGTGGAGACTTATGACAAGAACCTCGCCTATCTCTTCAATGACCTGAGGAAGGACTTCAACGCGCCCAACGCAAAGTTTGTCTGCGCCACATTGGGGGAACACGACAAGACCGCCACACTCTCCCAGAAGATGTTCGATTTCGCGGCTCTTCCGGAATTCGAAGATCAGGCCGCGGTGTTCTACTCGAAGCCTGTCGCCAAGGGAGGCAGCGGCGGACACTACGGTGGCGATGCCGATACCTACATGGGCGTCGGAGAAGGAATGGGCAAACTGATGGTCGAACTGCTGGCGAAGTAA
- the folP gene encoding dihydropteroate synthase — MRWKTRRSSHDLSRRGLIMGILNVTPDSFSDGGRHDAPAAALEQARRMIADGADIIDVGGESTRPGAEPVSAEDESARVRPVIQALRAEWDGLISIDTMKSRVALAALEAGADIVNDVAGLRDPAMVELCAGMRCGVVAMHMRGEPRTMQAAPEYGDVVAEVRGFFEERYASLTAAGIDAEAICFDPGIGFGKTLEHNLALLRGLPELEVEGRPLLIGVSRKSFIGRLLESDELSDREWPTVALTAWARESGARVHRVHDVRPNREALRMVEAILNGV, encoded by the coding sequence ATGCGCTGGAAAACCCGACGTTCGAGCCATGATCTCAGCCGCAGGGGCCTGATTATGGGGATTCTCAATGTCACGCCGGACTCGTTTTCCGACGGCGGCCGGCACGATGCGCCCGCGGCGGCGCTGGAGCAGGCGCGGCGGATGATCGCCGACGGGGCGGACATCATCGACGTCGGTGGCGAGTCGACCCGGCCGGGTGCGGAGCCGGTTTCCGCCGAAGACGAATCGGCCCGCGTCCGCCCGGTGATCCAGGCGCTGCGGGCCGAGTGGGATGGCCTGATCTCGATCGACACGATGAAGTCGCGGGTCGCACTGGCCGCGCTCGAGGCCGGTGCCGACATCGTCAATGACGTCGCGGGCCTGCGGGACCCGGCGATGGTCGAGCTCTGCGCGGGGATGCGCTGCGGTGTGGTGGCGATGCACATGCGCGGCGAGCCGCGGACGATGCAGGCAGCTCCGGAATACGGGGATGTGGTTGCCGAGGTGCGCGGGTTTTTTGAGGAACGTTACGCCTCTCTCACCGCCGCCGGCATCGATGCGGAAGCCATCTGCTTCGACCCCGGAATCGGCTTCGGCAAGACGCTCGAGCACAACCTCGCGTTGCTACGGGGCCTGCCGGAATTGGAAGTCGAAGGTCGCCCCCTGCTGATCGGCGTTTCGCGCAAGAGCTTCATCGGGCGCCTGCTCGAAAGCGACGAGTTGTCGGATCGCGAGTGGCCGACGGTCGCCCTCACCGCGTGGGCCCGCGAGAGCGGGGCGCGCGTTCACCGGGTCCACGACGTCCGACCGAACCGCGAGGCGCTGAGGATGGTCGAGGCGATCCTCAACGGGGTCTGA
- a CDS encoding MarC family protein, which produces MNLLALATTFFLVFDPFGNVAVFHSILSKLPEERRRRVLIREMVIALVVMLIFLIGGGQLLGFLGLKPATLSISGGIILFLIALGMLFPARAMVTAEDDEEPFIVPMAIPMFAGPSAIALLLLTTTKYPGELLSIGAAVGLAWTASAVILLFSPLLMRFLGRKGTRALERLMGLLLILVAVQMFLDGLAVYQSSFAP; this is translated from the coding sequence ATGAACCTCCTCGCGCTCGCCACGACCTTCTTTCTCGTCTTCGACCCCTTCGGCAACGTCGCGGTCTTCCACTCGATCCTGTCCAAACTGCCGGAAGAGCGGCGTCGCCGGGTGCTGATCCGGGAAATGGTCATCGCGCTGGTCGTGATGCTGATCTTCCTCATCGGCGGCGGCCAACTCCTCGGCTTCCTCGGCCTCAAGCCCGCCACTTTGAGCATTTCCGGCGGCATCATCCTGTTCCTCATTGCCCTCGGCATGCTTTTCCCTGCACGCGCGATGGTCACCGCGGAGGACGACGAGGAACCCTTCATCGTGCCCATGGCCATCCCGATGTTCGCCGGTCCGTCGGCAATCGCGCTGCTGCTGCTGACCACGACCAAGTACCCCGGCGAGCTGCTTTCGATCGGCGCCGCGGTCGGCCTGGCGTGGACCGCTTCGGCCGTGATCCTGCTCTTTTCGCCGCTGCTGATGCGATTCCTCGGACGCAAAGGGACCCGCGCGCTCGAGCGTCTGATGGGCCTATTGCTCATCCTGGTGGCCGTGCAGATGTTCCTCGACGGGCTCGCCGTTTACCAATCATCCTTCGCCCCGTGA
- a CDS encoding acylphosphatase produces the protein MIARRVIFDGRVQGVGFRYTCKDIAKGFEVVGTVKNLPEGTVELEVMGEADEVEEFIKEIAEESSLAHNIRGMHVKNVPPLDGVSGFTITG, from the coding sequence GTGATCGCACGACGCGTGATTTTTGACGGCCGGGTCCAAGGGGTGGGCTTCCGCTACACCTGCAAGGACATCGCCAAGGGCTTCGAGGTCGTTGGCACCGTCAAGAACCTCCCCGAGGGCACCGTGGAGCTCGAAGTGATGGGTGAGGCCGACGAGGTCGAGGAGTTCATCAAGGAGATCGCCGAAGAAAGCTCGCTCGCCCACAACATCCGCGGCATGCACGTGAAGAACGTCCCGCCCCTCGACGGCGTGAGCGGCTTCACCATCACCGGCTGA
- a CDS encoding FG-GAP-like repeat-containing protein → MKTCGSGWKVLTIWLACFGWLHGAGFLPDADRDGLPDDWETGQGLNPGDPADAVSDGENDGLSALVEYGLGGSIAANDLALLPQLEFFEDGDTWVRFGFVRRRDNPAVAVIPEISTGLESGWSSDGLEIVGEPTRLPNGMEDVTYQGKVAVEDAQRQFVRVRFRVVVGTLESGLGSGAEITSPIFGSGGTTTLDPADFALGRDGDAATLSGSGKVVRFPVSGTPNLNLDHGEVEFWYLPEVDSDADSTLRVLFTMGNYGGTPSLTLEESDVLYFSVATPSRLEVIQSAAGLRLWTAGQWVHIRATWDNSSATDSLQVFINGERISEGGAEGGWSLEEGGAPTHFWLGSANDTGEFPAAGRFDQLVVRNHRQLWEDTNAGPFLPPFDPFWVVEGNTLNFVASATDPEGHTLTYTLEPGAPAAATLDPVSGAFSLATTTGDAPAAYEFHIRVTDDGTPCMSDVQAVFIGVIGNNAPVLSNVLPVSQQTAPDGSPALTFDWSDVDRDIELLRVVTTNPLGTRTTDLPIEEWGIPKVPSGSATIHPEVAELPYGVTTYDLTLIDTLGNASSSVTVTIEVVGGGAGSAPVFSNLQRQSPRIARPQGPLDVTYPDLTINAFDADGDIDRIRLKSTLPGGSNETVEIPWSELPDGGINQKLLRPYRFRSDSSYGIYSFEVTLFDVEGHASVMRSTTVELLNLNFSMQRTPIVTGIDPVSGAWGDEVLLSGVFPDPANEDVTVELGGQDCPVNFYGISALRFSIPEGAYSGPIIIRTSAGAITATDVYDVDLEVSLRPLQPLDFTEDGIAIDGENVPKLREGDEFAFEVRTSLRAEDGGTVTWFADGIESGNAQVGTIGSDGVYAAPALVDEEFDVVIEARLDADPSVLDDFTLTVCPSPVPPGGGLVRASAGAVVASGDARSSIDIGANALPADTVISVETLANSDFPAPRAGKRVLGGATFGPPGLVFNSPVEIRLPLTRGYEPGTVLDVLYFDGVNYVDEGLTGTVSEDGGSLLCGETDHFSTYVVEDDAAVAGAPAVAPIITVLSPINGYEGERIPIKIEGTDFDDDLVVELLDGSLQPTDLLTAGPLFTNGGTTAGFTLFIGAFPSLAEGQNEMFTIRLTRPGFGSADVSFQVRGLDELILTPGQEMTAIDWPAKTYSTVVVPASAKITVLSGDVDLTTTGPIVIDGEIDAAGEDGADGAQRVGATGILGAGSGGEGQDKGPGSFFLLPGVQWDRGAEENQGTDGVPTQDSAQRPAGFGGGAGKSVEIDVGGLISRIADCVVSGGFACAQAAGEIVNAVNAIDDLASAEPFGRRGLGARLSAQPGVDTNAGGGGGGAGRFHVNLTLFGNGVEFQVDGGGGGAGGSGGHSVLLSSAQNVTVRGRIDTSGGDGGNGSTTSDYRVKSRVFGINVTPIASGSGIPCFAGGGGGGGRGGALSLNGNDGVFLPSGSELEYRGGRGGVTGFVEIDPGAGTMNAGLHRNWLSDGPTLPAEYRGPLFDPSTFYTKTTDRRVLRMVGTRLVYAPFGGGRATPSAYITNPDAVPSFRAVPIEYDEDTNRYDGVVLLEEGFNVIDTNFGPPRTILVISTDTDGDGLSDGDEADLGTDPNDPDSDDDGLNDGEEVTLGTDPTNPDTDGDGLSDGDEVNVEGTDPNEFDSDGDGVSDSVELILGTDPGWQFETPTELPVGTVLVALNGDFTGGTRLAILDVANDRIGMLGHPAGGFGFGLTFDPLADMYVLSGGTLSTYEPLTDTSTPIGTLPGGVLGGPLAYNPADGMLYSSQLTVSGPDLVNTGQLLRIDPSDASVSLVGAPLATPIHSLTFTGAGTLLACVGNPPGGDDLVEIDPTTGGLVQTFGQTGQSPLFGLAFDRSGTLFAAEATGGPGGELWTLDTGTAAPTAALSDIRNFFDLATAPCPLPCLEFFTSDYTPGGPILDIRIANFNGDAHADLVKMQSDFGGQQTVIQLLEGDSSGDFTGVTGMVIPWPEDGSYPRHLAIGDLNGDGFDDVAAASPREIGKSYVFLSSDDGMGGYTGHSTTTLSHTNPSQWIGIASMNPAVDSHLDLVIGTDSEILVLFGDGSGTAYPTSITIPHAPPMFESAFYDLGDLDGNGTIDIATRDELIFNVGNGTFGVPVAFASGIDPDDSPTDLKLADLDGDLDLDLIISVAKFEEEDPVDDELRVYLNNGSGSFGAAMVHIGSFTSEGSDAIACEDFDGDGLLDIIAGGYEAGYHLYVRAGTSTPKIIDLDPDGGGGEEEGPSISLLGVYCIDFGDTDGDGNPEMVVGDDFANEYISYKLGNPFSD, encoded by the coding sequence GTGAAGACGTGTGGATCGGGCTGGAAAGTCCTGACGATTTGGCTGGCTTGCTTCGGGTGGCTGCATGGGGCGGGGTTTCTTCCGGATGCGGACCGCGACGGGTTGCCTGACGATTGGGAGACGGGTCAGGGGCTGAATCCCGGAGATCCGGCCGATGCGGTTTCTGATGGGGAGAACGACGGGCTCAGCGCCTTGGTCGAGTATGGCCTCGGCGGATCGATCGCGGCCAACGATCTCGCATTGCTTCCGCAACTCGAGTTCTTCGAGGACGGCGACACTTGGGTGCGGTTCGGGTTTGTGCGGCGGCGGGACAATCCCGCGGTCGCCGTCATCCCGGAGATCAGTACGGGTTTGGAAAGCGGTTGGTCGTCGGATGGCTTGGAGATCGTCGGTGAACCGACCCGCCTGCCGAACGGCATGGAAGATGTCACCTATCAGGGAAAGGTCGCGGTTGAGGACGCACAGCGGCAGTTCGTGCGGGTCCGTTTCCGGGTCGTGGTGGGCACGCTGGAGTCGGGCCTGGGCAGCGGTGCCGAGATCACGTCGCCGATCTTCGGTTCGGGCGGAACGACGACGCTCGACCCTGCTGATTTCGCGCTCGGTCGTGACGGCGATGCCGCGACGCTGTCGGGCTCGGGAAAGGTTGTCCGTTTTCCGGTCTCCGGGACGCCGAATCTGAACCTCGACCACGGGGAGGTGGAGTTCTGGTATTTGCCGGAAGTCGATTCGGACGCGGACTCGACGCTGCGGGTGCTCTTCACCATGGGCAACTACGGCGGGACACCGTCGCTGACTCTGGAGGAGTCGGATGTGCTTTACTTCTCGGTGGCGACGCCGTCGCGGCTTGAGGTGATCCAGTCGGCCGCCGGCCTGCGCCTGTGGACGGCCGGCCAGTGGGTGCACATCCGCGCGACCTGGGACAACTCGAGCGCGACCGATTCGCTGCAGGTCTTCATCAATGGCGAACGGATCAGCGAAGGCGGGGCCGAGGGGGGATGGTCGCTGGAGGAAGGCGGTGCGCCGACCCACTTCTGGCTCGGTTCCGCGAACGACACCGGCGAGTTCCCGGCCGCCGGTCGTTTCGACCAGCTGGTGGTCCGCAATCACCGGCAGCTCTGGGAAGATACGAATGCCGGGCCCTTCCTTCCGCCCTTCGATCCGTTCTGGGTCGTCGAAGGGAACACCCTGAACTTCGTGGCCTCCGCGACCGATCCTGAAGGTCACACGCTGACCTACACGCTGGAACCCGGAGCGCCGGCGGCAGCGACTCTCGATCCGGTGAGCGGCGCGTTCTCGCTGGCCACCACCACCGGCGATGCGCCGGCGGCTTATGAATTCCACATCCGGGTGACGGACGACGGGACACCCTGCATGAGTGACGTGCAGGCGGTCTTCATCGGTGTGATCGGAAACAACGCGCCGGTGCTGAGCAACGTGCTGCCGGTGAGCCAGCAGACGGCCCCGGACGGCAGTCCGGCCCTGACATTCGATTGGAGCGATGTCGACCGGGATATCGAGCTCCTCCGGGTGGTGACGACCAATCCGCTCGGCACACGCACCACCGACCTGCCGATCGAGGAGTGGGGCATTCCGAAAGTGCCCTCAGGCAGCGCGACCATCCACCCAGAAGTGGCGGAGCTGCCTTACGGAGTGACCACCTACGACCTCACGCTGATCGACACGCTGGGCAATGCCAGCAGCTCCGTGACCGTGACGATCGAAGTGGTTGGTGGCGGGGCCGGCAGCGCGCCGGTTTTTTCCAATCTGCAGCGGCAGAGCCCCCGGATCGCGCGACCGCAGGGTCCGCTCGATGTCACCTATCCCGACCTGACGATCAACGCATTCGACGCCGATGGCGACATCGACCGGATCCGGTTGAAGAGCACGCTTCCGGGAGGCTCGAACGAGACGGTGGAGATTCCGTGGTCGGAGCTTCCTGATGGAGGAATCAACCAGAAGCTCCTCCGTCCTTACCGCTTCCGCTCCGATTCGAGCTACGGCATCTATAGTTTTGAGGTCACGCTGTTCGATGTCGAGGGGCACGCGAGTGTGATGCGGTCGACCACCGTCGAATTGCTGAACCTCAACTTCAGCATGCAGCGCACCCCGATCGTGACGGGCATCGATCCGGTGTCCGGAGCGTGGGGTGACGAGGTGCTGCTCAGCGGGGTGTTCCCGGATCCGGCGAACGAGGATGTCACCGTGGAGCTGGGTGGCCAGGACTGTCCGGTCAACTTCTACGGGATCAGCGCGCTACGCTTCTCGATCCCGGAGGGTGCCTACTCCGGTCCGATCATCATCCGGACCAGCGCCGGGGCGATCACCGCGACGGATGTCTATGACGTCGATCTCGAGGTCAGCCTACGGCCTTTGCAGCCGCTGGATTTCACCGAGGACGGAATCGCGATCGACGGTGAGAATGTGCCGAAGCTTCGCGAGGGCGACGAGTTCGCATTCGAGGTCCGGACGTCCCTGCGTGCTGAGGACGGTGGAACCGTCACGTGGTTCGCCGATGGCATCGAGAGCGGCAACGCTCAGGTGGGAACGATCGGCAGCGATGGTGTGTATGCCGCGCCGGCCTTGGTCGATGAGGAGTTCGACGTCGTGATCGAGGCCCGCCTCGATGCCGATCCGTCGGTGCTCGACGACTTCACGCTGACCGTTTGCCCCAGTCCGGTGCCGCCCGGTGGCGGGCTCGTGCGGGCCTCGGCCGGGGCGGTGGTGGCTTCGGGCGATGCGAGGTCATCGATCGACATCGGTGCCAACGCGCTGCCGGCGGACACGGTGATCAGCGTGGAGACGCTGGCGAATTCCGACTTTCCCGCGCCCCGTGCGGGCAAGCGGGTGCTCGGTGGCGCGACCTTCGGGCCGCCGGGATTGGTCTTCAATTCACCGGTCGAGATCCGGCTGCCGCTGACCCGCGGCTACGAGCCGGGCACCGTGCTCGATGTGCTGTATTTCGACGGCGTCAACTATGTCGACGAAGGACTGACCGGCACCGTGTCGGAAGATGGCGGGAGTCTGCTTTGTGGGGAGACGGACCACTTCTCGACCTACGTTGTCGAGGACGACGCGGCGGTGGCCGGGGCGCCGGCGGTGGCGCCGATCATCACCGTGCTTTCTCCCATCAACGGCTACGAGGGCGAGCGGATTCCGATCAAGATCGAGGGCACCGACTTCGACGACGACCTCGTCGTCGAACTGCTCGACGGCAGTCTGCAACCGACCGATCTGCTGACGGCCGGGCCGTTGTTCACCAACGGCGGGACCACCGCCGGTTTCACGCTCTTCATCGGTGCCTTTCCCTCGCTGGCCGAGGGCCAGAACGAGATGTTCACGATCCGTCTGACGCGTCCCGGGTTCGGCAGCGCGGACGTCAGTTTCCAGGTGCGCGGGCTGGATGAGCTGATCCTGACCCCGGGTCAGGAAATGACCGCGATCGACTGGCCGGCCAAGACCTACTCGACGGTGGTCGTGCCCGCGTCCGCCAAGATCACGGTGCTGTCCGGAGACGTGGATCTGACCACCACCGGGCCGATCGTGATCGACGGCGAGATCGATGCCGCGGGAGAGGATGGGGCCGACGGCGCCCAGCGCGTCGGCGCGACCGGAATTCTCGGAGCCGGCAGCGGTGGCGAAGGGCAGGACAAGGGCCCGGGTTCGTTTTTCCTGCTCCCCGGAGTGCAGTGGGATCGCGGTGCGGAGGAGAATCAGGGAACCGACGGAGTGCCGACCCAAGACAGCGCGCAGCGGCCCGCAGGTTTCGGCGGAGGGGCGGGGAAGTCGGTCGAGATCGACGTCGGAGGGCTGATCTCAAGGATCGCGGACTGCGTGGTCAGTGGAGGATTCGCCTGCGCTCAGGCGGCGGGAGAGATTGTGAATGCGGTGAATGCCATCGATGATCTCGCGAGTGCGGAGCCATTCGGCAGGCGTGGCCTCGGCGCACGGCTTTCCGCCCAGCCGGGCGTGGATACGAATGCGGGTGGCGGTGGTGGCGGCGCCGGGCGCTTCCATGTGAACCTCACGCTGTTCGGCAACGGGGTGGAATTCCAGGTCGATGGCGGCGGCGGAGGTGCCGGCGGCAGCGGCGGCCACTCGGTGCTGCTGAGCTCGGCACAAAACGTGACGGTCAGGGGGCGGATCGATACCTCGGGGGGCGATGGCGGCAACGGCTCCACGACCTCGGATTACCGGGTGAAGTCGCGGGTCTTCGGCATCAACGTGACTCCCATCGCATCGGGAAGCGGCATTCCATGCTTCGCCGGCGGTGGTGGCGGCGGCGGGCGAGGCGGCGCACTCTCGCTCAACGGCAACGACGGTGTCTTCCTCCCCTCGGGTTCCGAGTTGGAATACCGCGGTGGCCGCGGCGGCGTCACGGGATTCGTCGAGATCGATCCCGGTGCCGGCACGATGAATGCCGGGCTTCATCGCAACTGGCTGTCCGACGGACCGACGCTTCCTGCCGAGTATCGGGGGCCGCTTTTCGATCCCTCGACCTTTTACACCAAGACCACCGACCGCCGGGTGCTGCGGATGGTCGGAACCCGGCTGGTTTACGCTCCTTTCGGTGGCGGTCGCGCGACGCCGTCGGCCTACATCACCAACCCCGACGCGGTGCCGTCGTTCCGTGCGGTTCCGATCGAGTACGACGAAGACACCAACCGCTACGACGGTGTGGTGCTTCTCGAGGAAGGATTCAATGTCATCGACACCAACTTCGGTCCGCCGCGGACGATTCTCGTGATTTCCACCGATACCGACGGCGACGGGCTGTCGGATGGCGACGAGGCCGACCTCGGCACTGACCCGAACGACCCCGACAGCGACGACGACGGTCTGAATGACGGTGAGGAAGTCACGCTCGGCACCGATCCGACGAATCCGGACACCGATGGTGACGGGCTTTCCGACGGCGACGAAGTCAATGTCGAGGGCACCGACCCGAACGAGTTCGACAGCGATGGCGACGGGGTGTCGGACAGCGTCGAACTGATCCTGGGAACCGATCCGGGTTGGCAGTTCGAAACACCGACCGAACTGCCGGTCGGCACCGTGCTGGTTGCCTTGAACGGCGACTTCACCGGCGGCACCCGGTTGGCGATCCTCGATGTCGCAAACGACCGCATCGGCATGCTCGGCCATCCCGCCGGCGGCTTCGGCTTCGGGCTGACCTTTGATCCCTTGGCAGACATGTATGTGCTCAGCGGAGGAACCCTTTCGACCTACGAACCGCTGACCGACACGTCCACGCCGATCGGCACACTGCCGGGAGGGGTTCTTGGCGGTCCGCTGGCCTACAACCCGGCGGATGGCATGCTCTATTCATCGCAGCTCACGGTTTCCGGACCGGATTTGGTGAATACCGGGCAGCTGCTGCGGATCGACCCGTCCGACGCCTCGGTGTCGTTGGTCGGTGCGCCGCTGGCGACGCCCATTCATTCGCTCACCTTCACGGGTGCCGGAACCTTGCTGGCATGCGTGGGGAATCCGCCCGGCGGGGACGACCTCGTGGAAATTGATCCAACCACCGGCGGGCTGGTGCAGACCTTCGGGCAGACCGGTCAATCGCCATTGTTCGGCTTGGCCTTCGATCGCAGCGGTACGCTGTTTGCCGCCGAAGCCACGGGCGGCCCCGGCGGCGAACTATGGACCCTCGATACCGGAACCGCGGCTCCGACGGCGGCCCTGAGCGACATCCGGAACTTCTTCGATCTGGCAACGGCTCCTTGTCCGCTGCCCTGCCTCGAGTTCTTCACCAGCGACTACACACCGGGTGGGCCGATCCTCGATATCCGGATCGCCAACTTCAATGGCGACGCCCACGCCGACTTGGTGAAGATGCAGTCCGATTTCGGCGGCCAGCAGACGGTCATCCAGCTTCTCGAAGGCGACAGCAGCGGCGACTTCACCGGAGTCACCGGCATGGTGATCCCTTGGCCGGAGGACGGAAGCTACCCGCGGCATCTCGCCATCGGCGACCTGAATGGCGACGGGTTTGACGACGTCGCCGCGGCCAGTCCGCGTGAGATCGGAAAGTCCTACGTCTTCCTTTCCTCGGATGACGGGATGGGTGGCTATACCGGGCACTCCACGACTACCCTCAGCCACACCAATCCGAGTCAGTGGATCGGCATCGCGAGCATGAACCCGGCGGTCGACAGCCACCTTGACCTCGTGATCGGCACCGACTCGGAAATCCTCGTGTTGTTCGGTGACGGCAGCGGGACGGCCTACCCGACGAGCATCACGATTCCCCACGCTCCGCCGATGTTCGAGTCGGCCTTCTACGATCTGGGAGATCTGGATGGCAACGGCACCATCGACATCGCCACACGGGACGAGCTCATTTTCAACGTGGGCAACGGAACCTTCGGTGTGCCGGTGGCTTTCGCCAGCGGGATCGATCCCGACGACTCGCCGACCGACCTGAAACTGGCCGACCTCGATGGCGACCTTGATCTCGATCTGATCATCTCGGTGGCGAAGTTCGAAGAAGAGGATCCGGTGGATGACGAGTTGCGAGTCTATCTGAACAACGGCTCGGGAAGCTTCGGTGCGGCCATGGTGCATATTGGCAGCTTCACGTCCGAGGGATCCGACGCGATTGCCTGCGAGGACTTTGACGGCGATGGCTTACTCGACATCATCGCCGGCGGCTACGAGGCGGGATACCACCTGTATGTCCGTGCGGGGACCTCGACGCCCAAGATCATCGACCTCGATCCCGATGGCGGTGGCGGCGAGGAGGAAGGTCCGTCGATCAGCCTGCTCGGGGTCTACTGCATCGACTTCGGCGATACCGATGGCGACGGGAACCCGGAGATGGTCGTCGGCGACGACTTCGCGAACGAATACATCAGCTACAAGCTGGGGAACCCGTTCTCGGATTGA
- the cutA gene encoding divalent-cation tolerance protein CutA, whose amino-acid sequence MAADVLVVLCTFPDEAAARQIGAVLVEKQVAACVNLVPGVRSIFRWKGQIEEDAEVLAVIKTTREGYSSLESAILELHPYDTPEVLAIPVEAGAAGYLKWVGESVGGVG is encoded by the coding sequence ATGGCAGCTGATGTTCTGGTCGTTCTTTGCACCTTCCCCGATGAAGCGGCGGCGCGTCAGATTGGCGCAGTGCTGGTGGAAAAGCAAGTGGCCGCCTGCGTGAATCTGGTCCCCGGCGTGCGCTCGATTTTCCGTTGGAAAGGGCAGATCGAGGAGGATGCGGAGGTGCTGGCGGTCATCAAGACGACCCGCGAGGGCTACTCTTCTTTGGAGTCTGCCATTCTGGAGCTGCATCCCTACGACACGCCCGAGGTCCTCGCGATCCCGGTCGAGGCCGGGGCGGCGGGGTACTTGAAGTGGGTGGGGGAGAGTGTCGGTGGAGTGGGCTGA